The following are encoded together in the Rhizobium sp. SSA_523 genome:
- a CDS encoding ABC transporter substrate-binding protein yields MQNFHVSATGHSLNYLPEYVAVWQGFFEEEGLNVTASVPSPWDLVLSDIGAGKAQAALGGIWVPSMFHGRGKRYVPFAQVAARAPLAVMGREKPADFDWQSMPGKTVAMKGSNGASVGLFMKLLLRENGVDPRNVRFVQDLDGKMLSDLFVGGMGDYLVIDYPSAVTLEAAGGGHLVQELSITGGNVPWSVYYTDGESDAAQLDTQSRFARALGRGMDWIMANDAERYRDFLASTFPKFKPDFLVRLANIYRANGMWTTPRIDPDAYARWQTGIHDGHLTTAPIAYDALIDSRPTAALATR; encoded by the coding sequence ATGCAGAATTTCCATGTTTCCGCCACCGGCCACAGCCTCAACTATCTGCCGGAATATGTCGCCGTCTGGCAGGGTTTCTTTGAGGAAGAGGGGCTGAACGTCACCGCCAGCGTGCCCTCGCCCTGGGATCTGGTGCTGAGCGATATCGGTGCAGGCAAGGCGCAGGCAGCGCTCGGCGGCATCTGGGTGCCGTCGATGTTCCATGGCCGCGGCAAACGCTATGTGCCCTTCGCGCAGGTTGCCGCCCGGGCGCCGCTGGCGGTCATGGGCCGAGAAAAGCCCGCGGATTTCGACTGGCAATCCATGCCCGGCAAAACGGTCGCGATGAAGGGCAGTAATGGCGCGAGCGTTGGCCTGTTCATGAAATTGCTGCTGCGCGAAAACGGTGTCGATCCGCGCAACGTCCGCTTCGTGCAGGATCTCGACGGCAAGATGCTGAGTGATCTTTTCGTAGGCGGGATGGGTGATTACCTGGTCATCGACTATCCCTCCGCCGTAACGCTGGAAGCGGCCGGCGGGGGCCATTTGGTGCAGGAATTGTCGATCACCGGCGGCAATGTGCCCTGGAGCGTCTATTACACGGATGGCGAGAGCGACGCGGCGCAGCTCGATACGCAGAGCCGGTTTGCCCGCGCGCTCGGGCGCGGCATGGACTGGATCATGGCCAATGATGCAGAGCGCTACCGCGATTTCCTCGCAAGCACGTTTCCGAAGTTCAAGCCGGATTTCCTCGTGAGGCTGGCGAATATCTACCGGGCCAACGGGATGTGGACTACGCCGCGTATCGATCCGGATGCCTATGCCCGTTGGCAGACCGGCATTCATGACGGCCACCTCACCACAGCGCCGATTGCCTATGACGCTCTGATCGACAGCCGGCCAACCGCCGCCCTCGCGACACGCTGA
- a CDS encoding ABC transporter ATP-binding protein translates to MPALTFNNVSKSFGDNTVIKAFNAEIHDGEFLVLLGPSGCGKSTLLRMIAGLSDITSGQLLFDKAIANDWEPKQRGVAFVFQSYALYPHMTVRENIAFPLIMDAFKKWYHLPIVNIIARHRLMRRKAIAERTLQMARQLELEPLLDRRPSGLSGGQRQRVALARALVRNPALYLLDEPLSNLDAKLRTQMRSEISALHHKVGKTFVYVTHDQVEAMTMASRIIIMDKGIVQQVDTPDEIYDNPANAFVAKFIGSPPMNLIPASIRAEGLKLAGQIAVAHNAAMPARREATFGIRPEKIELKAEGEGRVPARVSVIERLGAETVIGCSLMTNKASDELLIEQDLVFVRVSGNPRMRIGESCSLDYRAEDVLWFDSDSGERIPLT, encoded by the coding sequence ATGCCCGCTTTGACCTTCAACAACGTCTCGAAATCGTTCGGCGACAACACCGTCATCAAGGCATTCAATGCCGAGATCCACGACGGCGAATTCCTGGTCCTGCTCGGCCCGTCCGGCTGCGGCAAGTCCACGCTGCTGCGCATGATCGCCGGCCTGAGCGACATCACCTCCGGCCAGTTGCTGTTCGACAAGGCGATCGCCAACGATTGGGAGCCGAAACAGCGCGGCGTCGCCTTCGTCTTCCAGAGCTATGCGCTCTATCCCCACATGACGGTGCGCGAGAACATCGCCTTCCCGCTGATCATGGATGCCTTCAAGAAGTGGTATCACCTGCCGATCGTCAACATCATCGCCCGCCACCGGCTGATGCGGCGCAAGGCCATTGCCGAGCGAACGCTGCAGATGGCGCGTCAGCTGGAATTGGAGCCGCTGCTGGACCGGCGCCCTTCCGGCCTTTCCGGCGGCCAGAGGCAGCGCGTGGCACTGGCGCGCGCGCTGGTGCGCAATCCCGCGCTCTATCTGCTCGATGAGCCGCTTTCGAACCTGGACGCCAAGCTGCGCACCCAGATGCGCTCGGAGATCTCCGCGCTGCACCACAAGGTCGGGAAAACCTTCGTCTACGTGACGCATGATCAGGTGGAGGCCATGACCATGGCCAGCCGCATCATCATCATGGACAAGGGGATCGTCCAGCAGGTCGATACGCCGGACGAAATCTACGACAATCCGGCCAATGCGTTTGTGGCGAAGTTCATCGGCTCGCCGCCGATGAACCTCATCCCCGCCTCGATCCGCGCCGAGGGTCTGAAACTGGCCGGCCAAATCGCCGTCGCCCATAATGCCGCCATGCCCGCCCGCCGCGAGGCGACGTTCGGTATCCGACCGGAAAAAATCGAACTCAAGGCCGAGGGCGAGGGCCGCGTTCCCGCGCGCGTCTCCGTCATCGAACGGCTGGGCGCCGAGACGGTGATTGGCTGCAGCCTGATGACTAACAAAGCTTCCGACGAATTGCTGATCGAACAGGACCTCGTCTTCGTCCGCGTGTCCGGCAATCCCCGCATGCGGATCGGCGAGTCCTGCTCGCTGGATTACCGAGCCGAGGACGTGCTGTGGTTCGACAGCGACAGCGGCGAACGCATCCCTCTGACGTAA
- a CDS encoding carbohydrate ABC transporter permease, translating into MTMKTLTLKTLRYLLIGILVVMAGFPVYWMAATALSPNAELYGTGQRFLLQPQNIFGLVTELGQVPTGQWLFNTLLIAAGGTVLSLTLGSLAGYALSRFKFHGRGIVGFLLFMTQVVPEALILVPLYAMFITFGLLNSLTGLVLANVGFSLPVACFVLKGAMDAVPYEIEESAIIDNCPRFSVLTMIILPLIAPSIAAAAVISFFAGWNEFLFASTFLSDRANWPASVGLASFVGQYETPMSAVMGTALVFSVPAIVFFLLIQRKIVAGLTAGAVKG; encoded by the coding sequence ATGACCATGAAGACCCTCACCCTCAAAACGCTGCGGTATCTGTTGATCGGCATCCTGGTCGTCATGGCCGGCTTCCCGGTCTACTGGATGGCCGCCACCGCGCTGTCGCCGAATGCGGAACTCTACGGAACAGGCCAGCGGTTCCTGCTGCAGCCGCAGAACATCTTCGGCCTGGTGACGGAACTCGGACAGGTGCCGACCGGACAGTGGCTGTTCAACACGCTGCTGATCGCAGCCGGCGGCACCGTGCTCAGCCTGACGCTGGGATCACTGGCCGGCTATGCCCTCAGCCGATTCAAGTTCCATGGCCGCGGCATTGTCGGCTTTCTGCTGTTCATGACGCAGGTCGTGCCGGAAGCACTCATCCTGGTGCCGCTCTATGCGATGTTCATCACCTTTGGGTTGCTGAACAGCCTGACCGGGCTGGTGCTTGCCAATGTCGGCTTCTCGCTGCCGGTTGCCTGCTTCGTCCTGAAAGGCGCCATGGATGCGGTGCCCTATGAGATCGAGGAATCGGCGATCATCGACAACTGCCCGCGCTTCAGCGTGCTGACGATGATCATCCTGCCCTTGATCGCGCCGAGCATTGCCGCTGCCGCCGTTATCTCTTTCTTCGCCGGCTGGAACGAATTCCTCTTCGCCTCCACCTTCCTGTCGGATCGGGCCAACTGGCCGGCCAGCGTCGGCCTTGCCTCTTTCGTCGGACAATACGAGACGCCCATGTCGGCTGTCATGGGAACCGCCCTGGTATTCTCGGTCCCGGCCATTGTCTTCTTCCTCCTCATTCAACGCAAGATCGTGGCAGGCCTCACCGCCGGCGCCGTCAAGGGATAA
- a CDS encoding carbohydrate ABC transporter permease, whose protein sequence is MTGLKIRSGMTRLVPYAFILPPMIYLMVFMFWPLGRQMYMSLTNTRIINPNRGRFVGLGNYERLFEDPAFYLSLKTTLVYAVLAVIFGVALGTISALAIDRPFKGRPIVRAILLFGWAVPNVAASLIWLWMYNDRSGVFNRLTEMLGVGRFGWLTSVDLALPSILATTVWQVAPFVMLVVLAALQSVPQEVREAARIDGADGLSTFRAVTLPHIRPAIQLAALLVCVWSIRRFDIIYLLTGGGPVGTTSTLVVKIRQTAFENHELGMASAYGAIGLVLALAVAAIHYAVEQRRMKWMGR, encoded by the coding sequence ATGACAGGCCTTAAAATCCGCAGCGGCATGACGCGCCTCGTGCCCTATGCATTCATTCTTCCACCGATGATCTACCTGATGGTCTTCATGTTCTGGCCGCTTGGCCGCCAGATGTACATGAGCCTCACCAACACGCGGATCATCAATCCCAACCGAGGCCGTTTCGTCGGGCTCGGCAATTACGAGCGCCTGTTCGAAGACCCGGCCTTCTACCTCTCGCTGAAGACGACACTGGTCTATGCGGTGCTGGCGGTGATCTTCGGCGTCGCCCTCGGAACGATCTCTGCGCTTGCCATCGACCGTCCCTTCAAGGGTCGCCCGATCGTGCGCGCTATTCTGTTGTTCGGCTGGGCAGTGCCCAATGTCGCCGCCTCGCTGATCTGGCTGTGGATGTATAATGATCGCTCCGGCGTCTTCAACCGCCTGACGGAAATGCTCGGCGTCGGTCGCTTCGGCTGGTTGACGAGCGTCGATCTGGCGCTCCCGTCCATTCTTGCAACCACGGTCTGGCAGGTGGCACCTTTCGTCATGCTGGTCGTACTGGCCGCGCTGCAATCGGTACCGCAAGAGGTGAGGGAAGCTGCCCGCATCGACGGAGCCGACGGTTTGAGCACTTTCCGTGCCGTTACCCTGCCGCATATACGGCCGGCCATTCAGCTTGCCGCCCTTCTCGTCTGCGTCTGGTCGATCCGGCGGTTCGACATCATCTACCTGCTGACGGGCGGCGGCCCTGTGGGCACCACCAGCACGCTGGTGGTGAAGATCCGCCAGACGGCGTTTGAAAACCACGAACTCGGAATGGCCAGTGCCTATGGCGCGATTGGCCTGGTGCTGGCACTGGCGGTAGCCGCCATCCACTACGCCGTCGAGCAACGCCGCATGAAGTGGATGGGACGCTGA